The following proteins are co-located in the Manihot esculenta cultivar AM560-2 chromosome 7, M.esculenta_v8, whole genome shotgun sequence genome:
- the LOC110618572 gene encoding E3 ubiquitin-protein ligase UPL5 isoform X2 — MANSESNSLQLFVKLPEGETIEIQSYSSHLVVSIQEKILMKSMIPVTEQKLYYQGIQLEREKKLEAYSIKDKACLELIIGCDDTSEPLQEIHQLSSNICRMCRDKSVSEDPNSDDALTIAALLAPERRVKSEIFMIWYSVPETLLMLHRSEIEDKKAHAKALILLCMVLILNRPQDVIDGCIHLALQFCNLLRDEVSDNDPLFKSCRNTLKQLLEKKDYKIGSLGKLSALNDISRIFLEMARTLYNGLDQIQASNSMLHVESLKVNFREFQAFSRVLRCAVCSEDCAHEDDKSLVDSLSEDIKHVFNFLLPVMEEHLLQLPRMAQVFETSGCLRPILFMYLDILEELNSISQLSVVSEGEQFRSVLKSQQISLRLILEKVTREDDYLWLLKHIDVIDAESRMHLVTMMMIPEEKLLDSEFYKPLIHWSRFLDEELFEALKNKKLTSPQQLQDWLYKLCQAIFKPQNLLFLACPNDPTKFYPNPELKLEPLHFDCFEFSGKVIALALMHEVQAKHRFHDDDEIRDDFLNSVSEQISFFRKGFDNVFGKSIVELLSYEGIEFEDLNLALKGKLNLGERTHVNQGNNVSDPLMSQFLKINRQRVNINKLRWRMDRRKTLGGGITGNVYRGYADDGFFFAVKEVQVENKEEIDESKQETDRIHQDVKEIEHDNKEEVDKIKLEHDHVQQEVNLLCQLSHPNIVKYYGTKEYKSKIHIFLQLVSTGSLRQVYKKFELRDSQVSHYTKQILEGLKYLHERKVPHKDIKCANILVDEKGCVKITDFGLARVTDLIPFLNSRHGKIHWIAPEVIKKNKEYGVESDIWSLGCTVLEMLIRDFPYSHVNENENLQSEVENGMLLDHLPNYPLSENARDFIMKCLQVDPKKRPTASQLLNHLFVKDSGF, encoded by the exons ATGGCGAACAGTGAATCCAATTCACTCCAATTATTCGTGAAATTGCCAGAAGGAGAAACAATAGAAATCCAGTCGTATTCTAGTCATTTAGTAGTGTCAATCCAAGAGAAAATTCTAATGAAGTCTATGATTCCAGTTACTGAACAGAAATTATATTATCAGGGGATACAGCTAGAGCGGGAGAAGAAGCTTGAAGCCTACTCGATTAAAGACAAAGCTTGCCTCGAATTGATTATTGGATGCGATGACACATCGGAACCCTTGCAAGAGATTCACCAATTGAGTTCAAACATTTGTCGCATGTGCCGAGACAAATCTGTCTCCGAAGATCCTAATTCTGATGACGCCCTGACGATTGCCGCGCTGTTGGCTCCTGAAAGACGAGTAAAATCGGAGATTTTTATGATTTGGTATTCTGTCCCTGAGACTTTACTTATGCTTCACAGGTCAGAAATTGAAGATAAAAAAGCCCATGCTAAAGCTTTGATACTTTTGTGCATGGTTCTAATATTGAATCGTCCACAAGATGTTATTGATGGATGCATACATTTAGCATTACAATTTTGTAATTTACTTAGAGATGAGGTATCTGATAATGATCCTCTGTTTAAATCATGCCGGAATACTCTAAAACAGTTGTTGGAAAAAAAAGACTACAAGATCGGTTCCTTAGGTAAGCTAAGCGCATTAAACGACATTTCACGCATCTTTCTTGAGATGGCAAGAACCTTATACAACGGATTGGATCAAATTCAGGCATCAAATTCAATGCTCCACGTTGAGTCATTGAAAGTTAATTTTCGTGAATTCCAGGCATTTTCACGCGTATTGCGTTGTGCAGTTTGCAGTGAAGACTGTGCCCATGAGGATGACAAGTCTTTAGTTGATTCCTTATCAGAAGATATTAAACATGTATTTAATTTCCTGTTGCCAGTAATGGAGGAACATCTTCTTCAATTACCAAGAATGGCACAAGTATTCGAAACAAGTGGTTGTTTGCGTCCCATTTTGTTTATGTATCTGGACATTTTGGAAGAATTGAATAGCATTTCTCAGCTTTCGGTGGTGAGTGAAGGAGAGCAATTTCGGTCTGTATTAAAGAGCCAGCAGATTTCACTACGACTGATACTTGAAAAGGTTACGAGGGAAGATGATTATCTCTGGCTTCTTAAGCACATTGATGTGATTGATGCTGAATCCAGGATGCATTTAGTCACCATGATGATGATCCCCGAGGAAAAATTACTGGATTCAGAGTTTTACAAGCCACTCATTCACTGGTCTAGATTTCTGGACGAAGAGCTGTTTGAGGCATTGAAAAATAAGAAACTCACCAGTCCTCAACAATTGCAAGATTGGTTATACAAGTTATGCCAAGCCATATTCAAACCCCAAAATCTCCTCTTCTTGGCTTGCCCAAATGATCCTACAAAGTTTTATCCCAATCCTG AATTGAAGCTGGAACCATTACACTTCGACTGTTTTGAATTTTCTGGTAAGGTGATTGCATTGGCATTGATGCATGAAGTACAA GCCAAGCATCGTTTTCATGATGATGATGAAATTCGAGATGACTTCCTCAACTCTGTCTCTGAACAAATATCCTTTTTCAGAAAAGGTTTTGACAATGTTTTTGGAAAATCAATTGTCGAACTGCTATCTTATGAGGGAATAGAATTTGAAGATCTTAACTTGGCACTGAAAGGAAAATTAAATCTTGGTGAGAGAACTCATGTGAATCAAGGCAACAATGTAAGTGATCCTCTAATGTCCCAATTCCTAAAG ATTAATAGACAAAGAGTTAATATTAACAAGTTAAGGTGGCGAATGGATCGCAGGAAGACTTTGGGAGGAGGGATTACAGGAAACGTGTACAGGGGATATGCAGATGATGGTTTCTTTTTTGCGGTAAAGGAAGTACAAgttgaaaataaagaagaaattgACGAAAGTAAACAAGAAACTGACAGAATTCATCAAGATGTAAAGGAAATTGAACATGATAATAAAGAAGAAGTTGACAAAATTAAACTAGAACATGACCATGTGCAGCAAGAGGTTAATTTACTGTGTCAGTTAAGTCAtccaaacatagtcaaatattATGGCACTAAGGAGTATAAGTCGAAGATCCATATTTTCCTTCAGCTTGTAAGTACAGGTTCTCTCAGACAAGTATATAAAAAGTTTGAACTGAGAGATTCTCAAGTCTCTCATTACACCAAACAGATACTGGAAGGTTTGAAGTATCTCCATGAGCGAAAGGTACCTCACAAAGACATTAAATGTGCAAATATACTGGTGGATGAGAAAGGATGTGTGAAAATTACAGATTTTGGATTGGCAAGAGTGACAGACTTAATTCCTTTCTTGAATTCTCGCCATGGGAAAATACACTGGATAGCTCCAGAGgttataaaaaagaataaagaatATGGAGTTGAATCTGATATTTGGAGCCTTGGCTGCACTGTCTTGGAGATGTTAATCAGGGATTTTCCATACTCTCATGTGAATGAGAATGAGAATCTGCAATCGGAGGTTGAAAATGGAATGCTTCTAGATCATCTTCCTAATTATCCTCTATCAGAGAATGCACGAGATTTTATCATGAAATGCCTGCAAGTTGATCCAAAAAAGCGTCCAACTGCTTCTCAGCTTTTGAATCATCTATTTGTGAAGGATTCTGGCTTTTAG
- the LOC110618572 gene encoding E3 ubiquitin-protein ligase UPL5 isoform X1, with protein MANSESNSLQLFVKLPEGETIEIQSYSSHLVVSIQEKILMKSMIPVTEQKLYYQGIQLEREKKLEAYSIKDKACLELIIGCDDTSEPLQEIHQLSSNICRMCRDKSVSEDPNSDDALTIAALLAPERRVKSEIFMIWYSVPETLLMLHRSEIEDKKAHAKALILLCMVLILNRPQDVIDGCIHLALQFCNLLRDEVSDNDPLFKSCRNTLKQLLEKKDYKIGSLGKLSALNDISRIFLEMARTLYNGLDQIQASNSMLHVESLKVNFREFQAFSRVLRCAVCSEDCAHEDDKSLVDSLSEDIKHVFNFLLPVMEEHLLQLPRMAQVFETSGCLRPILFMYLDILEELNSISQLSVVSEGEQFRSVLKSQQISLRLILEKVTREDDYLWLLKHIDVIDAESRMHLVTMMMIPEEKLLDSEFYKPLIHWSRFLDEELFEALKNKKLTSPQQLQDWLYKLCQAIFKPQNLLFLACPNDPTKFYPNPELKLEPLHFDCFEFSGKVIALALMHEVQVGVAFHPVFLLQLAERHISIEDLRDAYPSFYNNKAKHRFHDDDEIRDDFLNSVSEQISFFRKGFDNVFGKSIVELLSYEGIEFEDLNLALKGKLNLGERTHVNQGNNVSDPLMSQFLKINRQRVNINKLRWRMDRRKTLGGGITGNVYRGYADDGFFFAVKEVQVENKEEIDESKQETDRIHQDVKEIEHDNKEEVDKIKLEHDHVQQEVNLLCQLSHPNIVKYYGTKEYKSKIHIFLQLVSTGSLRQVYKKFELRDSQVSHYTKQILEGLKYLHERKVPHKDIKCANILVDEKGCVKITDFGLARVTDLIPFLNSRHGKIHWIAPEVIKKNKEYGVESDIWSLGCTVLEMLIRDFPYSHVNENENLQSEVENGMLLDHLPNYPLSENARDFIMKCLQVDPKKRPTASQLLNHLFVKDSGF; from the exons ATGGCGAACAGTGAATCCAATTCACTCCAATTATTCGTGAAATTGCCAGAAGGAGAAACAATAGAAATCCAGTCGTATTCTAGTCATTTAGTAGTGTCAATCCAAGAGAAAATTCTAATGAAGTCTATGATTCCAGTTACTGAACAGAAATTATATTATCAGGGGATACAGCTAGAGCGGGAGAAGAAGCTTGAAGCCTACTCGATTAAAGACAAAGCTTGCCTCGAATTGATTATTGGATGCGATGACACATCGGAACCCTTGCAAGAGATTCACCAATTGAGTTCAAACATTTGTCGCATGTGCCGAGACAAATCTGTCTCCGAAGATCCTAATTCTGATGACGCCCTGACGATTGCCGCGCTGTTGGCTCCTGAAAGACGAGTAAAATCGGAGATTTTTATGATTTGGTATTCTGTCCCTGAGACTTTACTTATGCTTCACAGGTCAGAAATTGAAGATAAAAAAGCCCATGCTAAAGCTTTGATACTTTTGTGCATGGTTCTAATATTGAATCGTCCACAAGATGTTATTGATGGATGCATACATTTAGCATTACAATTTTGTAATTTACTTAGAGATGAGGTATCTGATAATGATCCTCTGTTTAAATCATGCCGGAATACTCTAAAACAGTTGTTGGAAAAAAAAGACTACAAGATCGGTTCCTTAGGTAAGCTAAGCGCATTAAACGACATTTCACGCATCTTTCTTGAGATGGCAAGAACCTTATACAACGGATTGGATCAAATTCAGGCATCAAATTCAATGCTCCACGTTGAGTCATTGAAAGTTAATTTTCGTGAATTCCAGGCATTTTCACGCGTATTGCGTTGTGCAGTTTGCAGTGAAGACTGTGCCCATGAGGATGACAAGTCTTTAGTTGATTCCTTATCAGAAGATATTAAACATGTATTTAATTTCCTGTTGCCAGTAATGGAGGAACATCTTCTTCAATTACCAAGAATGGCACAAGTATTCGAAACAAGTGGTTGTTTGCGTCCCATTTTGTTTATGTATCTGGACATTTTGGAAGAATTGAATAGCATTTCTCAGCTTTCGGTGGTGAGTGAAGGAGAGCAATTTCGGTCTGTATTAAAGAGCCAGCAGATTTCACTACGACTGATACTTGAAAAGGTTACGAGGGAAGATGATTATCTCTGGCTTCTTAAGCACATTGATGTGATTGATGCTGAATCCAGGATGCATTTAGTCACCATGATGATGATCCCCGAGGAAAAATTACTGGATTCAGAGTTTTACAAGCCACTCATTCACTGGTCTAGATTTCTGGACGAAGAGCTGTTTGAGGCATTGAAAAATAAGAAACTCACCAGTCCTCAACAATTGCAAGATTGGTTATACAAGTTATGCCAAGCCATATTCAAACCCCAAAATCTCCTCTTCTTGGCTTGCCCAAATGATCCTACAAAGTTTTATCCCAATCCTG AATTGAAGCTGGAACCATTACACTTCGACTGTTTTGAATTTTCTGGTAAGGTGATTGCATTGGCATTGATGCATGAAGTACAAGTAGGTGTTGCCTTTCATCCTGTATTTCTTTTGCAACTTGCTGAAAGGCATATTTCTATAGAAGATCTAAGAGATGCATATCCATCTTTTTACAATAATAAGGCCAAGCATCGTTTTCATGATGATGATGAAATTCGAGATGACTTCCTCAACTCTGTCTCTGAACAAATATCCTTTTTCAGAAAAGGTTTTGACAATGTTTTTGGAAAATCAATTGTCGAACTGCTATCTTATGAGGGAATAGAATTTGAAGATCTTAACTTGGCACTGAAAGGAAAATTAAATCTTGGTGAGAGAACTCATGTGAATCAAGGCAACAATGTAAGTGATCCTCTAATGTCCCAATTCCTAAAG ATTAATAGACAAAGAGTTAATATTAACAAGTTAAGGTGGCGAATGGATCGCAGGAAGACTTTGGGAGGAGGGATTACAGGAAACGTGTACAGGGGATATGCAGATGATGGTTTCTTTTTTGCGGTAAAGGAAGTACAAgttgaaaataaagaagaaattgACGAAAGTAAACAAGAAACTGACAGAATTCATCAAGATGTAAAGGAAATTGAACATGATAATAAAGAAGAAGTTGACAAAATTAAACTAGAACATGACCATGTGCAGCAAGAGGTTAATTTACTGTGTCAGTTAAGTCAtccaaacatagtcaaatattATGGCACTAAGGAGTATAAGTCGAAGATCCATATTTTCCTTCAGCTTGTAAGTACAGGTTCTCTCAGACAAGTATATAAAAAGTTTGAACTGAGAGATTCTCAAGTCTCTCATTACACCAAACAGATACTGGAAGGTTTGAAGTATCTCCATGAGCGAAAGGTACCTCACAAAGACATTAAATGTGCAAATATACTGGTGGATGAGAAAGGATGTGTGAAAATTACAGATTTTGGATTGGCAAGAGTGACAGACTTAATTCCTTTCTTGAATTCTCGCCATGGGAAAATACACTGGATAGCTCCAGAGgttataaaaaagaataaagaatATGGAGTTGAATCTGATATTTGGAGCCTTGGCTGCACTGTCTTGGAGATGTTAATCAGGGATTTTCCATACTCTCATGTGAATGAGAATGAGAATCTGCAATCGGAGGTTGAAAATGGAATGCTTCTAGATCATCTTCCTAATTATCCTCTATCAGAGAATGCACGAGATTTTATCATGAAATGCCTGCAAGTTGATCCAAAAAAGCGTCCAACTGCTTCTCAGCTTTTGAATCATCTATTTGTGAAGGATTCTGGCTTTTAG